A genomic region of Rheinheimera sp. MMS21-TC3 contains the following coding sequences:
- the recC gene encoding exodeoxyribonuclease V subunit gamma yields the protein MLQPGFVVIHSNQLETLRELLVQWLSANPVPVLGTEEVLVQSNGIAQWLKMALAETANGHPGIAAGLQVELPNQFVWQLYRAVLGEAIPKSLPYDKNNLSWRILGLLNQLTDPVFAPLNRYLQQDLDGRKSYQLALRLADLFDQYQVYRADWLQHWRNGDDVLAKTPLKIVPDDQLWQPALWRLLQQDIASSSGDLAYSSRADVHNQALAALQQGQLARPDLLPDRIVVFGVSSLAQQTLELLAALGSQRQVLLTVLNPCRHFWGDISSIKDDMRAKQKRQQRKPGLPEVLDADELYLHAPVLLASLGKQGRDYISLLDKFDQPEQYQHWFNNKIDLFSEPVADIAKLPLLQQLQQDMLELNASPTEPRVVAADDKSISFHVAHSRQREVEILQDNLLSQFSSDSSLLPRDIIIMMPDISLYQSHIHAVFGRLNRDDKRYLPYTLADQSLRGSQPLMVALEYILQLPEQRFTLTEMSDLLDVPAIQRRFAINPQALGQIRLWLNEAGVRWGLDGEQRASLGLDQLADNYSWMFGIERMLLGFALGDVEQWQGRAPYAEVSGLAAAEVGPLLQFIQQLKHWQQQLVAQPQASLAKWQQMLFAQPGLLTDLFDFSSDQDQLIYGRLADAMQQLVDAGLSGDFSGDISLAVLREAWLDQASESGLSQRFLAGSLTFSTLMPMRAIPFKRVYLLGLNDGEYPRTRQSDDFDLMANDYRPGDRSRRDDDRFLFLEAMLSARQALYISWVGKHIRNNSELPPSVLVSQLGDVITQGWQHQSGLPVLKALTQEYPLQPFSPRYFNGEYATYAYEWQAAHQTEPACTDSLSSTAQQEALPVLSVRLLDDFLANPCRHYLNQRFKTRFYQSAMQAQDDEPFVLNTLQLYQLKQQLLQQLLHKPDFDLSAAVAQLSQQAKLPLAIFGQNVAASIEREVEVVFNRYRSDGIAWQKAAQPLAISLQFADVALNDNLTQLYQAGSSGIEQQALILLRASAIRKDDQLRWYTLRTSWLQQLVANAQGAKVSTLQYGLDDKVQLIAQAKDSAFAQLQQLVNYWQQGLQQPLPVMPKTAICWLQTQDAEKCRQTYEGGYNFGGERDNSPELQRYYPDFASLEQAGFATWAEQLYQPLLNAKLAKQESDLD from the coding sequence ATGCTGCAGCCTGGCTTTGTGGTTATTCATAGTAATCAATTAGAAACGCTACGCGAGTTACTGGTACAGTGGTTAAGTGCTAATCCAGTGCCCGTACTGGGCACAGAAGAGGTGCTAGTACAAAGTAACGGTATTGCTCAGTGGCTAAAAATGGCCTTAGCCGAAACCGCTAATGGTCATCCTGGTATTGCCGCGGGTTTACAGGTTGAATTACCCAACCAATTTGTTTGGCAGCTTTATCGGGCCGTATTAGGCGAGGCCATTCCTAAAAGCTTACCTTATGATAAAAACAACTTAAGCTGGCGCATTTTAGGCTTATTAAACCAGTTAACCGATCCGGTGTTTGCGCCTTTAAACCGCTATTTACAGCAAGACTTAGATGGGCGAAAAAGCTATCAGTTAGCGCTGCGTTTAGCCGACCTATTCGACCAATATCAAGTGTATCGAGCCGACTGGCTACAACATTGGCGTAATGGCGACGATGTTTTAGCTAAAACCCCCCTTAAAATCGTCCCAGACGATCAATTATGGCAGCCGGCGCTCTGGCGTTTATTGCAGCAGGATATTGCCAGCTCCTCAGGTGATTTAGCCTATTCTAGCCGAGCAGATGTGCATAATCAGGCGTTAGCCGCATTACAGCAAGGCCAATTAGCTAGGCCAGATTTATTGCCTGATCGCATAGTGGTGTTTGGGGTGTCATCGTTAGCTCAGCAAACCTTAGAATTGCTGGCGGCTTTGGGGTCGCAGCGCCAAGTGTTACTAACGGTACTTAATCCGTGTCGGCATTTTTGGGGCGATATTAGTAGCATCAAAGATGATATGCGTGCTAAACAAAAGCGTCAGCAGCGTAAGCCAGGCTTGCCCGAAGTGCTTGATGCCGATGAACTGTATTTACATGCGCCTGTTTTGCTGGCGAGTTTAGGTAAGCAAGGTCGCGATTACATTAGTTTACTGGATAAATTTGACCAACCAGAGCAGTATCAGCATTGGTTTAATAATAAAATAGACTTATTCTCTGAGCCGGTAGCAGATATCGCTAAGCTGCCTTTATTGCAACAGCTACAGCAAGATATGTTAGAGCTAAATGCCAGCCCAACCGAACCTAGAGTCGTAGCCGCTGACGATAAGAGTATTAGCTTTCATGTTGCCCATAGCCGCCAACGTGAAGTAGAAATTCTGCAAGATAATTTGCTCAGTCAATTTTCCAGTGATAGCAGCTTATTACCGCGTGATATTATTATTATGATGCCAGATATTAGCTTATATCAAAGCCATATCCATGCGGTATTTGGCCGCTTAAACCGCGATGATAAACGCTATTTACCTTATACCTTAGCCGATCAAAGTTTGCGTGGCAGTCAGCCGTTAATGGTGGCGTTAGAATATATTTTACAGCTACCAGAGCAACGCTTTACCTTAACCGAAATGAGTGACTTGCTGGATGTTCCTGCCATTCAGCGCCGTTTTGCTATTAATCCTCAGGCGCTAGGGCAAATTCGCTTATGGCTAAATGAAGCGGGGGTGCGCTGGGGGTTAGATGGCGAACAACGTGCTAGCTTAGGCTTAGATCAACTGGCCGATAATTATAGTTGGATGTTTGGTATAGAGCGTATGCTGCTTGGCTTTGCCCTTGGTGATGTTGAACAATGGCAGGGCCGGGCACCTTATGCTGAAGTGTCAGGCTTAGCCGCCGCAGAAGTAGGGCCTTTACTGCAATTTATTCAGCAGCTTAAACATTGGCAGCAACAACTTGTTGCTCAACCCCAAGCCAGCTTAGCAAAGTGGCAACAAATGCTGTTTGCACAGCCCGGTTTATTAACGGATTTATTCGACTTTAGCAGTGATCAAGATCAGCTTATTTATGGCCGTTTAGCTGATGCTATGCAGCAGTTAGTGGATGCTGGCCTAAGTGGAGATTTTAGCGGTGACATTAGTCTAGCAGTGCTGCGTGAAGCTTGGTTAGATCAAGCCAGTGAATCAGGCTTAAGCCAGCGTTTCTTGGCCGGTAGTTTAACTTTTTCTACCTTAATGCCTATGCGGGCTATTCCGTTTAAACGGGTCTATTTACTGGGTTTAAACGATGGCGAATACCCGCGTACTCGGCAAAGTGATGACTTTGATTTAATGGCCAATGATTATCGCCCTGGTGATCGCTCGCGACGTGATGATGATAGATTTTTATTTTTAGAAGCCATGCTCAGTGCTCGACAAGCCTTATATATAAGCTGGGTAGGCAAGCATATTCGCAATAATAGTGAGCTACCGCCTAGCGTACTGGTAAGTCAATTAGGTGATGTAATAACGCAAGGCTGGCAGCATCAGTCAGGCTTACCTGTGTTAAAAGCACTTACCCAAGAATACCCATTACAGCCTTTTTCGCCACGCTATTTTAATGGTGAATACGCAACCTATGCTTATGAATGGCAAGCTGCGCATCAGACTGAGCCAGCATGTACAGACTCACTTAGCAGTACAGCGCAACAAGAGGCTTTGCCGGTATTAAGTGTGCGTTTATTAGATGACTTTTTAGCCAACCCCTGTCGGCATTATTTAAATCAACGCTTTAAAACCCGCTTTTATCAGTCGGCAATGCAAGCGCAGGATGATGAGCCTTTTGTACTCAACACTCTGCAACTTTATCAATTAAAGCAGCAGTTATTGCAACAGCTGTTACATAAACCCGATTTTGATTTATCTGCCGCTGTAGCCCAATTAAGCCAGCAAGCTAAATTACCACTGGCTATATTTGGCCAAAATGTTGCGGCAAGCATAGAGCGTGAAGTAGAGGTAGTTTTTAATCGATATCGCTCTGATGGCATCGCTTGGCAAAAAGCTGCTCAGCCCTTAGCTATTTCCTTGCAGTTTGCTGATGTGGCATTAAACGACAATTTAACTCAGCTCTACCAAGCTGGCTCGTCAGGCATTGAGCAACAAGCACTGATATTATTACGCGCTAGCGCTATTCGTAAAGATGACCAATTGCGTTGGTATACCTTGCGCACTAGTTGGTTACAGCAATTAGTCGCCAATGCGCAAGGCGCTAAGGTAAGCACCTTGCAGTATGGGTTAGATGATAAAGTGCAGCTAATAGCGCAAGCGAAAGACAGCGCTTTTGCGCAGCTACAGCAGTTGGTTAACTATTGGCAACAAGGCTTGCAGCAGCCGCTACCTGTAATGCCAAAAACGGCAATATGTTGGCTGCAAACTCAAGATGCAGAAAAGTGTCGGCAAACCTATGAAGGGGGTTACAACTTTGGCGGTGAACGGGATAATAGCCCCGAGCTACAACGCTATTACCCTGATTTTGCGAGTCTAGAGCAAGCAGGTTTTGCAACATGGGCAGAGCAGCTATATCAACCGTTATTAAATGCCAAATTAGCTAAGCAGGAGTCTGATCTTGACTAA
- a CDS encoding fatty acid cis/trans isomerase: MAAKFRINKTVLLVMLVIIAGCAALATRDLNQKFGETTPTNRASAISSAVNAAKDDVYHQTVKPILEQRCVVCHACYDSPCQLNLSSIAGIERGAHKDLVYDATRFNAAKPNRLFIDALEIQQWRERGFFPVLNERKQNIEANTQASLLARSLMLKQQHPLPDTTILSNQFDFSLNRAQQCPTIEEFDGFASNQPLAGMPYGLPALAPDEHSKLLTWLAQGAKMTTEPPLADSELQAIQKLETWLNDDSLKMQLSARYIYEHLFTSHLYFEQLVTAQQQPQFYNLVRSTTPPGQAIDIVASRRPYDDPKVSRVYYRLQPVRATIVNKTHQPYPINKDLLAKWQQWFVAADYKVAELPSYQPEIAANPLTAFVQLPVNARYRFMLERAENTIMGYIKGPVCRGQVALNVINDHFWVYFLDPDLVTNDKVEAFYLAQKDNLRLPAEDESSARAINWPAYAKRQGNYLRARSDFLNSVLKDGRHLTADALWDGDGTNNNASLTVFRHFDNATVVKGLIGDAPKTAWVIDYVLLERIHYLLVAGFDVYGNYGHQLMTRLYMDFLRMEGESNFLAYLPPEVRRAEFKDWYQKAGVELTQFIAGDINPFAQPTGITFNTDQPKAELYQIFANKLSQVQPKRYQLENSSLSVNSQALLQQLGKIKGKAASLLPELTMIMLQPTDSNLAPQLFTLIRNSAHYNVNSLFKEESNRDYANDNMTIVNGLLGSYPNVFWHVKETDLAKVVAMAQQLTNEQDYQRLLNNYGVRRTASDFWQFSDQLNAIFNQLNPIEAGLLDYNRLDNR, from the coding sequence ATGGCTGCAAAATTTCGTATTAATAAAACCGTTTTACTAGTCATGCTAGTTATTATTGCTGGCTGTGCTGCACTTGCAACGCGTGATCTTAATCAAAAATTTGGTGAAACAACCCCGACAAACCGAGCTAGCGCAATAAGCTCTGCAGTTAATGCTGCTAAAGATGATGTTTATCATCAAACGGTTAAACCCATTTTAGAACAGCGCTGTGTTGTCTGTCACGCTTGTTATGACTCGCCCTGCCAGCTTAATTTAAGCTCTATTGCCGGCATAGAGCGCGGCGCCCATAAAGACTTAGTTTATGATGCAACTCGTTTTAATGCTGCTAAGCCTAATCGTTTATTTATCGATGCCTTAGAAATACAGCAATGGCGTGAGCGTGGCTTTTTTCCTGTACTGAATGAGCGCAAACAAAATATTGAAGCCAATACCCAAGCCTCATTATTAGCCCGCAGTCTAATGTTAAAGCAGCAACATCCGCTGCCAGATACGACTATTTTGTCAAACCAGTTTGATTTTAGCTTAAACAGAGCTCAGCAGTGCCCAACTATAGAAGAATTTGATGGCTTTGCCAGTAACCAGCCTTTAGCTGGCATGCCTTATGGTTTGCCCGCTTTAGCTCCTGATGAGCATAGCAAATTACTCACTTGGTTAGCCCAAGGGGCAAAAATGACAACCGAGCCGCCTTTAGCTGATAGCGAATTACAAGCCATACAAAAACTAGAAACTTGGCTTAACGACGATAGCTTAAAAATGCAGCTAAGTGCGCGTTATATTTATGAGCATTTATTTACCTCACACCTCTATTTTGAGCAACTGGTTACTGCGCAACAGCAACCGCAGTTTTATAACTTAGTCCGCTCAACAACTCCGCCAGGCCAAGCAATTGACATAGTCGCTAGTCGACGCCCTTACGACGATCCTAAGGTAAGCAGAGTCTATTATCGCTTACAACCGGTGCGGGCCACTATTGTTAATAAAACCCACCAACCCTATCCAATTAATAAAGACTTATTAGCTAAGTGGCAGCAGTGGTTTGTTGCAGCCGATTATAAGGTGGCAGAGCTACCTAGCTATCAGCCAGAAATTGCTGCTAATCCGCTAACGGCTTTTGTGCAACTGCCGGTTAATGCGCGTTATCGTTTTATGCTAGAGCGGGCTGAAAATACAATTATGGGCTATATCAAAGGCCCCGTTTGTCGTGGCCAAGTGGCATTAAACGTAATAAACGATCATTTTTGGGTATATTTTCTTGACCCTGATCTTGTTACTAACGACAAGGTAGAAGCCTTTTATCTAGCTCAAAAAGATAACTTACGCTTGCCAGCTGAAGACGAAAGCTCGGCTCGTGCCATTAATTGGCCGGCTTATGCCAAACGCCAAGGTAATTACTTACGCGCTCGCAGCGACTTTTTAAACAGCGTGTTAAAAGATGGCCGCCATTTAACAGCCGATGCGTTATGGGATGGGGATGGCACTAATAATAACGCTAGCCTTACTGTGTTTCGCCACTTTGATAATGCGACTGTAGTAAAAGGCTTAATAGGCGATGCACCAAAAACCGCTTGGGTTATTGATTATGTATTGCTAGAGCGCATTCATTATTTATTAGTTGCTGGCTTTGATGTCTATGGTAACTATGGTCATCAATTAATGACCCGCTTATATATGGACTTTTTACGCATGGAAGGCGAGTCTAACTTCCTAGCTTATTTACCGCCAGAGGTACGCCGCGCTGAATTTAAAGACTGGTATCAAAAAGCGGGGGTTGAATTAACTCAGTTTATTGCCGGCGATATTAACCCCTTTGCTCAGCCTACTGGTATCACTTTTAATACTGACCAACCTAAAGCCGAGCTTTATCAAATTTTTGCCAACAAACTAAGCCAAGTTCAACCAAAGCGTTACCAACTAGAAAACAGCTCTTTGAGCGTAAACAGCCAGGCCTTATTGCAGCAGCTGGGCAAAATTAAAGGCAAAGCGGCGTCGCTTTTACCTGAACTGACCATGATTATGCTGCAGCCCACTGACAGCAACTTAGCGCCGCAATTATTTACCTTGATAAGAAATAGCGCCCACTACAATGTGAACAGTTTATTTAAAGAGGAAAGTAACCGTGACTATGCCAATGATAATATGACTATTGTTAATGGTTTATTAGGTAGCTATCCCAATGTATTTTGGCATGTTAAAGAAACTGACCTAGCTAAAGTCGTCGCTATGGCCCAGCAGCTAACCAATGAACAAGATTATCAGCGATTATTAAATAATTATGGTGTGCGCAGAACCGCCAGCGACTTTTGGCAGTTTAGTGACCAACTCAATGCTATTTTTAATCAACTTAACCCTATAGAAGCCGGCTTATTAGACTATAACCGCTTAGATAACAGATAA
- a CDS encoding N-formylglutamate amidohydrolase, protein MKPEISESYILHLPQTAVQPLVFDSPHSGMVLPENFQPLASLTQMQTGWDAFVDELWMPSTEQGATVLAATTSRMYIDLNRAPDDIPAVMLDGDWPAPLNPTAYSERGMGLLRQWALPGQAMYAKPLAVEEVQQRLTRYYLPYHQRLQQLLDQRYQEFGAVWHVDCHSMKSKGNAMNVDAGTARADFVIGNRDGQSANAGFTNVIVNSLKKMGYQVSLNQPYKGGYLTQCYANPAQRRHSIQIEINRHLYMDEASFSKHLGFTELQANLQLLTTEMLAYIQADLCSVF, encoded by the coding sequence ATGAAGCCTGAAATTAGCGAAAGCTATATACTACATTTACCGCAAACTGCTGTACAACCGTTAGTGTTTGATTCACCACATAGCGGCATGGTGCTGCCAGAAAATTTTCAGCCTTTGGCTAGCCTTACACAAATGCAGACGGGATGGGATGCTTTTGTCGATGAGCTATGGATGCCAAGTACCGAGCAAGGTGCTACGGTACTCGCAGCTACAACGTCGCGAATGTATATTGACTTAAACCGAGCGCCAGATGATATTCCTGCAGTGATGTTAGATGGTGATTGGCCAGCTCCACTTAATCCTACTGCTTATAGTGAGCGTGGTATGGGGTTATTGCGACAATGGGCACTGCCAGGGCAAGCGATGTATGCAAAACCTTTAGCTGTTGAAGAGGTGCAACAACGTTTGACTCGTTACTATCTACCGTATCATCAACGGTTACAGCAGCTATTAGATCAGCGCTATCAAGAATTTGGTGCCGTGTGGCATGTTGATTGTCACTCGATGAAATCCAAAGGTAATGCTATGAATGTTGATGCTGGCACTGCTCGAGCAGATTTTGTTATTGGTAACCGAGACGGTCAGTCAGCTAATGCCGGCTTTACTAATGTGATTGTTAATAGCTTAAAAAAAATGGGCTATCAAGTGAGCTTAAATCAGCCTTATAAAGGGGGCTATTTAACTCAGTGTTATGCTAATCCTGCCCAACGCCGGCATAGCATTCAAATTGAAATTAATCGTCATTTGTATATGGATGAAGCTAGCTTTAGTAAACACCTAGGTTTTACTGAGTTACAGGCCAATTTACAGTTATTAACTACAGAAATGCTTGCCTATATTCAAGCTGATTTATGTTCAGTTTTTTAA